In one Echinicola marina genomic region, the following are encoded:
- a CDS encoding polysaccharide deacetylase family protein gives MKHLSISLFFLVICFQSTAQEKKICITVDDLPTVTYGINDIAFHNRITQSLVLTFIQEDVPAIGYVNESKLYEGDQLDSAKLQLLEYWLSQGLELGNHTFSHSNYHEVGFDAFTSDIIKGENILKILLPKYHQELKFFRHPYLRSGKTKELSDQLGRFLINHNYIAAPVTVDNDDYLFAFAYSKAYKKGDEALMKRIGKAYIDYMEEKVIYFEQSAQKLFNRNINQILLCHANLLNADYMEELVKRIRDLGYKFISQDEALQDPAYNTVISKYGDWGISWLDRWAISMGKKADFFKDDPVTPKFIKSMNH, from the coding sequence ATGAAACACTTATCCATTTCCCTATTCTTCCTAGTAATTTGCTTTCAGTCTACAGCTCAGGAGAAAAAGATTTGCATTACGGTAGATGATCTTCCTACAGTTACTTATGGGATAAACGATATTGCATTTCATAATAGGATCACACAATCATTGGTCCTAACTTTCATCCAAGAAGATGTTCCTGCAATAGGGTATGTCAATGAAAGTAAGCTCTATGAAGGAGACCAACTGGATTCCGCTAAACTGCAGCTGCTAGAATATTGGCTATCCCAAGGTTTGGAGCTTGGCAATCACACTTTCTCCCATTCAAATTATCATGAAGTAGGGTTTGATGCATTCACCTCTGACATCATTAAAGGTGAAAACATCCTAAAAATACTGCTTCCAAAGTACCACCAGGAACTGAAATTCTTCCGCCACCCTTATTTACGCAGCGGAAAAACCAAAGAACTAAGCGACCAATTAGGTCGATTCCTAATCAATCACAATTACATAGCCGCCCCCGTAACAGTGGATAATGATGATTATCTATTTGCTTTTGCGTATTCCAAGGCCTATAAAAAAGGAGATGAAGCACTAATGAAAAGGATTGGGAAAGCATATATTGACTATATGGAAGAGAAAGTGATTTATTTTGAACAATCTGCCCAAAAACTATTCAACAGAAATATCAATCAAATCTTACTTTGCCACGCTAATCTTTTGAATGCTGATTATATGGAAGAATTGGTCAAAAGAATTAGAGATCTCGGCTACAAATTTATTTCTCAAGATGAAGCCTTGCAGGACCCTGCTTACAATACTGTCATCTCTAAATATGGAGATTGGGGCATATCATGGCTGGACAGGTGGGCCATCAGTATGGGTAAAAAGGCAGACTTTTTCAAAGATGATCCTGTCACACCAAAGTTCATTAAATCCATGAACCATTAA
- a CDS encoding alpha/beta hydrolase has translation MMTLTKTIFLHLFLVFITQNIFAQSGKVFDNLSLDSKILQGERKYAIYLPPDYESSERSYPVLYLLHGAGDDHTGWIQFGEVQHISDQAIKAGKATPMIIVMPDANTGKRGYFNQIDGDWNYEDFIFEELIPHVEEKYRIKKEKRYRAVAGLSMGGGGSFMYALHHPELFAAAAPLSAYIGPLSIEQMISRMNDSEDHSETELKAYFEKHNALSLIENMDKKSLQSIKWYIDCGDDDFLYEGNSLVHIAMRKKEIPHEFRIRNGGHTWTYWRESLPSVLEFVSRSFHQ, from the coding sequence ATGATGACCTTAACCAAGACCATTTTTCTACACTTATTTTTAGTTTTCATTACACAAAACATTTTCGCCCAATCGGGAAAAGTATTTGATAACCTAAGCTTAGACAGCAAAATATTACAAGGAGAAAGAAAGTATGCCATATATCTACCTCCAGATTATGAAAGCTCAGAAAGGAGTTACCCCGTCCTATATCTTCTTCATGGTGCAGGAGATGACCATACTGGTTGGATACAATTTGGGGAAGTCCAGCACATAAGTGACCAAGCCATAAAAGCTGGAAAAGCCACACCTATGATTATCGTCATGCCGGATGCCAACACAGGTAAGAGAGGCTATTTCAATCAAATTGATGGAGACTGGAATTACGAAGATTTCATTTTTGAAGAATTGATCCCACATGTGGAAGAAAAATATAGAATAAAAAAGGAAAAAAGGTACAGAGCAGTAGCAGGTCTCTCCATGGGCGGCGGGGGCAGTTTTATGTACGCCTTGCATCACCCTGAACTCTTTGCTGCCGCAGCTCCACTAAGTGCCTATATTGGCCCACTTTCTATTGAGCAGATGATCTCAAGAATGAATGATTCCGAGGATCATTCTGAAACTGAGCTAAAAGCCTACTTTGAAAAACACAATGCCCTGTCTCTTATAGAAAACATGGACAAAAAATCCCTACAATCAATCAAATGGTATATAGATTGCGGAGATGATGATTTCCTATATGAAGGAAATAGTCTAGTACATATTGCCATGAGAAAAAAAGAAATTCCCCATGAATTTAGGATTAGAAATGGAGGACATACTTGGACATATTGGAGAGAGTCCTTACCTTCAGTATTGGAATTTGTTTCCAGATCTTTTCACCAATAG
- a CDS encoding DUF4301 family protein codes for MLNETDMKEAGIKEKIVQQGMDLEKIELQIQNFKKGFPYLSIVEAASLGNGIITVNDKEINHCLLSYAEKVSNKVLVKFVPASGAATRMFKDLFAYLETQDKSLANNPFVEKFISNLKTFAFYKDLSEVITDAGHDIDDLIDKEDYATIIEYLLDDKGLSYGSLPKGLLKFHRYEDGSRTPIFEHFIEGLHYGLGKGNTVRLHFTVSPEHQDSFEDKVNFLKDLLGDRYKVNFEVSFSQQKKSTDTIAVNPDNSPFIEEDGKILFRPAGHGALLENLNDIDADIIFIKNIDNVVPDHLKDITKSYKIALASILIDLQNQVFELLHKIDREPNSEILEAATDLIENKLGTKLPAAFKTWKDNEKFDYIRLKLNRPIRVCGMVENTGEPGGGPFWVKNKDGAISLQIGETAQLDLNNSEQASILKNSTHFNPTDLVCAVRNYKGEKFDLLKYRDPETGFITNKSKNGKELKAQELPGLWNGAMADWNTLFVEVPLSTFNPVKTINDLLRTQHQ; via the coding sequence ATGCTTAATGAAACCGATATGAAAGAAGCTGGGATTAAAGAAAAAATAGTCCAACAAGGAATGGATTTGGAAAAAATTGAATTACAAATCCAGAATTTCAAAAAAGGGTTCCCCTATTTGTCCATAGTAGAGGCTGCCAGTCTTGGCAATGGCATTATTACAGTGAACGATAAGGAAATTAATCATTGCCTTCTCTCCTATGCTGAAAAAGTTTCTAACAAAGTATTGGTGAAATTTGTGCCTGCAAGTGGTGCTGCCACTAGGATGTTCAAAGATTTGTTTGCCTATTTGGAAACACAGGACAAATCTCTGGCTAACAACCCTTTCGTTGAAAAATTTATTTCAAATCTGAAAACGTTTGCATTTTACAAAGACCTCTCGGAAGTCATAACAGATGCTGGCCATGATATCGATGACCTTATTGATAAGGAAGATTATGCCACTATTATTGAATATTTATTAGATGATAAGGGCTTGTCCTATGGCAGTTTACCAAAAGGCCTACTAAAGTTTCATCGTTATGAAGATGGTAGTCGGACACCAATCTTTGAACATTTTATAGAGGGCCTTCATTACGGATTGGGGAAAGGCAATACAGTAAGATTACATTTTACAGTTTCTCCAGAGCACCAGGATAGTTTTGAAGATAAGGTCAACTTCCTTAAGGACTTGCTAGGGGACCGATACAAGGTGAATTTTGAAGTAAGTTTTTCCCAACAGAAAAAGTCTACAGATACAATAGCCGTGAACCCTGACAACAGTCCCTTTATAGAAGAAGATGGAAAAATATTATTTCGTCCAGCTGGTCACGGAGCGTTATTAGAAAATTTAAATGATATTGATGCTGATATAATCTTCATAAAAAACATTGATAATGTCGTTCCGGACCACCTCAAAGACATTACTAAGTCTTATAAAATTGCATTGGCAAGTATCCTTATAGATCTTCAAAATCAAGTTTTTGAATTGCTTCATAAAATAGATAGAGAACCTAATTCAGAAATCCTGGAGGCTGCAACTGATCTCATAGAAAACAAATTAGGAACAAAACTCCCTGCTGCATTTAAGACGTGGAAGGATAATGAAAAATTCGACTATATAAGATTAAAACTTAACAGACCTATTCGGGTTTGTGGCATGGTGGAAAACACTGGGGAGCCTGGTGGTGGTCCATTCTGGGTCAAAAACAAGGATGGCGCCATATCTCTTCAAATAGGAGAAACTGCCCAACTTGATCTTAACAACTCTGAGCAGGCCTCCATCTTAAAGAATTCCACTCATTTTAATCCTACTGATCTGGTTTGTGCTGTAAGAAATTACAAGGGTGAAAAATTTGATCTGTTGAAATACAGGGACCCAGAAACAGGTTTTATCACCAACAAATCAAAAAATGGTAAAGAGCTAAAAGCGCAAGAACTCCCTGGTCTGTGGAATGGCGCTATGGCAGATTGGAACACCCTATTTGTTGAAGTTCCATTATCTACTTTTAACCCTGTCAAAACCATAAATGATTTATTAAGGACACAGCATCAATAG
- a CDS encoding DUF3078 domain-containing protein: MLFSTKKFFLTCTLLGICLLGYAQTAPTLTEKTKSDTSYWVKEFSAGLNFNQGAFSSNWKSGGVNSISFGSILAGKANYAKEKWTWDNQMELLYGIVKNEGEQSKKSNDRIFLDSKVGYKLSDKWGSYFSANFLSQFTRGYEYGDDDVRTLISDFMSPGYLTTSLGFEYKPNDEFNLRIGPLSPRWTFVTNLDISDNVEDNYGVPIGEKVRTEWLAMQIFAEWDKDIAENFNIKSRYQMYANYETLAWKTIDHRLDIALTAKITQLINVTFTSINLYDIDQDAGIQYSQGLALGILYKVSNKK, encoded by the coding sequence ATGCTTTTTTCTACGAAGAAATTTTTCCTAACCTGTACTTTGTTGGGTATTTGTCTTTTAGGCTATGCACAAACAGCACCTACCTTGACTGAAAAAACAAAAAGTGATACCTCTTATTGGGTAAAGGAATTTTCTGCAGGTTTAAATTTTAATCAAGGTGCATTTAGTAGTAATTGGAAATCAGGAGGGGTGAATTCTATTTCCTTCGGGAGCATTTTGGCCGGAAAGGCTAATTACGCCAAAGAAAAATGGACTTGGGACAACCAAATGGAATTGTTATACGGTATTGTCAAAAATGAAGGTGAACAGTCAAAAAAATCCAATGACCGTATATTTCTTGATTCAAAAGTAGGGTATAAGCTATCAGATAAATGGGGCAGCTATTTTTCTGCCAATTTTCTTTCTCAATTTACCAGAGGTTATGAGTATGGTGATGATGATGTGAGGACATTGATATCAGATTTTATGTCACCAGGTTATCTGACCACTTCATTAGGTTTTGAATATAAGCCAAACGATGAATTTAACCTTCGTATTGGCCCATTATCTCCAAGATGGACGTTTGTAACCAATTTAGATATTTCGGATAATGTGGAGGACAATTATGGTGTGCCTATTGGAGAAAAGGTAAGAACGGAATGGCTGGCCATGCAAATATTTGCTGAGTGGGATAAGGATATTGCAGAAAACTTTAATATTAAGTCCAGGTATCAAATGTATGCTAACTATGAGACCTTGGCGTGGAAGACAATAGACCACCGATTAGATATCGCCTTGACTGCTAAAATCACGCAGTTGATCAATGTTACCTTTACCAGTATTAACTTATATGATATTGATCAAGATGCTGGAATCCAGTATAGCCAAGGTTTGGCTTTGGGTATATTGTATAAGGTAAGTAACAAAAAATAG
- a CDS encoding DUF202 domain-containing protein yields MEKESENELIIRDYLARQRTKMANDRTLLSYIRTSLYFLVSGTALVKVEGLANIKEFGYLSFGISLIFLVMGFTNFFSIKRKIKKGHYAKM; encoded by the coding sequence ATGGAAAAAGAATCTGAAAATGAATTAATTATTAGAGATTATTTGGCAAGACAAAGGACCAAAATGGCCAATGATAGGACACTTCTTTCGTATATTAGAACTAGTCTCTATTTTTTGGTGAGTGGCACGGCGTTGGTAAAAGTAGAAGGTTTAGCCAACATCAAAGAATTTGGGTACTTATCATTTGGAATCAGCTTGATCTTCTTGGTAATGGGGTTTACAAATTTCTTCTCCATCAAAAGAAAAATTAAAAAAGGCCATTATGCTAAAATGTAA
- a CDS encoding SLC13 family permease, translating to MTFEILLVLIIIGLAMALFLTEKFSIDTVSIMVMISFMVTGILSFEEGVAGFSNPATVTVGAMFVISAAVFKTGSLNSINILFLRMSRKNEFMFLLTLMIVAGTLSAFINDTAIVALMMPTVLKISKDSNIPPSKLLMPLSFGALMGGVCTLLGTSTNILVSGIAESNGVKPFGIFEMSGMGIIFLLIGITYMMTIGRWLIPSRKPARELSETFDLGDYITEIFVTQKFEDIGKSIRSAKFFNDYNIEAVQIIRDNGDKINAYKYTSIRPHDTIRITCDKETLTQIRNVPGIELKIDLKLKDEDFKFQGHKLYEMVVPPNSILVNNTVKSVDFRATFPGLTVLAIRHRNDILNKKLKHTKISAGDVLLVRGDEEVVGQIKGGENLLVISEDTTPRIDWKKIAQTLLIVISVVTLAGLNILPITIAAILGVILLVILKSITTDEAYRAIDWKVLFMLAGILSMGTALEKTGASTLLANLLVDELGNYGPTTILSVVFGLTFMITNFMSNNATAALLAPIALSIATALEVSDRPFLMAVTFGASLSFMTPMGYQTNTMIYTPGNYKFVDYLKVGTPLNIIYWIVATFLIPIFFPF from the coding sequence ATGACATTTGAAATCTTACTTGTACTCATTATTATCGGCCTTGCTATGGCACTTTTTCTCACGGAGAAGTTCTCTATAGACACCGTATCTATCATGGTCATGATCAGCTTCATGGTCACTGGTATTCTGAGTTTTGAAGAAGGGGTAGCTGGTTTTAGCAACCCGGCCACCGTTACAGTCGGCGCCATGTTCGTCATCAGTGCGGCAGTTTTTAAAACAGGATCCCTTAATTCCATTAACATCCTCTTTCTCCGAATGAGCCGAAAGAATGAATTCATGTTCCTACTGACACTTATGATTGTTGCGGGTACGCTTTCTGCATTTATCAATGACACCGCAATAGTCGCATTAATGATGCCCACGGTCCTCAAAATCTCCAAAGACAGTAATATCCCTCCCTCCAAATTGCTGATGCCTTTATCTTTTGGGGCACTGATGGGTGGGGTTTGTACCCTTTTGGGAACCAGTACCAATATTCTTGTAAGCGGTATAGCTGAAAGCAATGGTGTCAAACCATTCGGAATTTTTGAAATGAGCGGTATGGGCATCATCTTTTTACTTATTGGGATCACTTATATGATGACCATAGGAAGATGGTTGATCCCAAGCAGAAAACCGGCCAGGGAATTATCTGAGACATTTGACTTGGGAGATTATATTACCGAAATATTTGTCACTCAAAAATTCGAGGATATTGGCAAATCTATCCGCTCAGCTAAATTTTTTAATGATTACAATATTGAAGCGGTTCAAATCATCCGTGATAATGGAGATAAAATCAATGCATATAAATACACATCCATTCGTCCACATGACACCATTAGGATCACCTGTGACAAGGAAACATTGACCCAAATAAGGAATGTTCCTGGCATAGAATTAAAGATTGACCTTAAGCTCAAAGATGAAGACTTTAAGTTTCAAGGACACAAATTATATGAAATGGTTGTTCCTCCTAATTCCATTTTAGTAAACAACACGGTAAAATCTGTCGATTTCAGGGCTACCTTTCCTGGACTGACTGTACTAGCCATCAGACATAGAAATGATATTCTCAACAAAAAGTTAAAACACACAAAAATCTCAGCTGGTGACGTACTGCTAGTACGAGGTGATGAGGAAGTAGTAGGACAAATAAAGGGGGGAGAAAACTTATTGGTCATCTCGGAGGATACTACACCACGCATTGATTGGAAAAAAATAGCCCAAACCCTGCTCATCGTGATCTCTGTAGTGACCTTAGCCGGTTTAAATATTCTGCCTATTACTATAGCGGCCATACTTGGAGTGATATTACTAGTGATCTTAAAATCCATTACCACTGACGAAGCCTATAGGGCGATTGATTGGAAAGTATTATTCATGTTGGCTGGAATTTTATCTATGGGAACAGCCCTTGAAAAAACAGGGGCATCTACTTTATTGGCCAATCTCCTTGTAGACGAATTGGGGAATTATGGCCCCACTACCATTCTAAGTGTTGTTTTTGGATTGACCTTTATGATTACCAATTTCATGTCGAACAATGCCACAGCAGCACTATTGGCTCCTATAGCCCTCTCTATCGCAACCGCTCTGGAAGTCAGTGATAGACCTTTTCTCATGGCAGTTACCTTTGGCGCTTCTTTGAGTTTTATGACGCCCATGGGCTATCAGACCAATACTATGATCTACACTCCTGGCAATTATAAATTTGTGGACTATTTGAAAGTTGGAACACCTTTGAATATTATCTATTGGATCGTAGCTACTTTCCTTATCCCTATATTTTTCCCCTTTTAA
- a CDS encoding TerC/Alx family metal homeostasis membrane protein: protein MDYFKEEGYTLVGFCLVILSMLAIDLFVFNRKARKIAAKEALLWSVVWIGLGLLFGLYLYFDLGAEKASQYYTAFLIEKALSVDNLFVFIMVFKFFKVPDQYQHKVLFYGILGAIIMRAIFIFFGITLIELSYLPTFELLGKPIKINLLLSVFGFFLIYAGWKSLLPEDEDNQENYNNSMGTRLIHKIFPVDPHFHGDRFFIKINGKRLATQLLVVLAVIEITDLLFAVDSIPAIFAVSNDPIVLYTSNIFAILGLRALYFLLASAFDIFDYLKFGLAFILAFIGIKMIISSVYHISSVLSLGIVGSILMICLILSLKKHKLQKT from the coding sequence ATGGATTATTTCAAAGAGGAAGGCTATACCCTAGTTGGTTTTTGTTTGGTTATTTTGAGCATGCTGGCAATCGACTTATTTGTATTCAATAGAAAGGCCCGAAAGATCGCAGCAAAGGAAGCACTATTATGGTCGGTTGTTTGGATCGGCTTGGGACTGCTTTTTGGCCTGTACTTATACTTTGACCTTGGAGCAGAAAAAGCTTCCCAATACTATACTGCTTTTTTAATAGAGAAGGCACTTAGCGTGGATAATCTCTTTGTGTTTATAATGGTATTTAAGTTCTTTAAAGTACCTGACCAATACCAGCACAAAGTCCTCTTTTACGGAATACTCGGAGCCATCATTATGAGAGCCATTTTTATTTTCTTTGGAATAACACTGATAGAATTAAGCTACCTGCCTACTTTTGAGTTATTGGGAAAACCGATAAAAATCAACTTATTACTAAGTGTTTTTGGCTTTTTCTTGATATATGCAGGCTGGAAATCCTTGCTTCCCGAGGATGAAGACAACCAAGAAAACTACAATAACTCCATGGGCACTAGGCTTATTCATAAAATATTTCCTGTAGACCCACATTTTCATGGAGACAGGTTCTTTATAAAAATCAATGGAAAAAGACTGGCAACTCAGCTATTGGTAGTACTGGCAGTAATTGAAATAACCGACTTATTGTTCGCAGTGGACTCGATTCCAGCAATCTTTGCTGTTTCCAATGATCCAATTGTTCTTTATACCTCTAATATTTTTGCCATTCTTGGTTTGAGAGCACTTTATTTCCTATTGGCTTCGGCATTTGATATTTTTGATTATTTGAAATTTGGCTTGGCATTTATACTTGCTTTTATAGGGATAAAAATGATCATTTCATCAGTCTATCATATCTCTTCTGTCCTCTCTTTGGGGATTGTGGGTTCTATTTTAATGATTTGCCTAATTTTATCACTAAAAAAGCACAAGCTACAAAAGACTTAA
- a CDS encoding Ppx/GppA phosphatase family protein, with the protein MKLAAVDIGSNAIRLQITHITHYQDNINFKKLEYVRFPLRLGKDVFHDKRISDQNRRKFVKLMKAYKLLIELYEVDDYMVCATSAMRESENGREIAEEVKQDLGLKIQIIDGNKEADLINIALWNYIDHKSYLHIDVGGGSTELNIYQNQQKVASKSFKIGSVRTLDSGKSPKVWNSMRSFIAENIDKKHKITCIGTGGNINKIFELSNPRKNKRFLDINKIKEIKAYLEGFSYEERVNHLNLNPDRADVIIPASSIYLEAMEAANANKMIVPDVGLKDGVMNVLYEKNKAKLAHSKF; encoded by the coding sequence TTGAAGCTAGCAGCAGTAGACATTGGGTCAAATGCCATCAGATTGCAGATCACCCATATCACCCATTACCAAGATAATATTAATTTCAAAAAATTGGAATATGTCAGGTTTCCACTCAGATTGGGAAAAGACGTGTTTCACGATAAAAGAATAAGTGATCAAAACCGTAGAAAATTCGTCAAACTAATGAAAGCCTATAAATTACTCATTGAGCTTTATGAGGTAGATGACTATATGGTATGTGCGACCTCTGCTATGCGCGAATCAGAAAACGGTCGAGAAATAGCCGAAGAAGTAAAACAGGACTTAGGCTTAAAAATCCAAATTATTGACGGAAACAAAGAAGCGGATCTGATCAATATTGCTTTATGGAATTATATTGACCACAAGTCCTACCTTCACATAGATGTGGGCGGAGGAAGTACAGAGCTTAACATCTACCAAAACCAACAAAAAGTGGCCAGTAAGTCATTTAAAATAGGATCTGTCAGAACCCTGGACAGCGGTAAATCTCCTAAGGTTTGGAATTCCATGCGAAGTTTTATTGCAGAAAACATAGATAAAAAACACAAAATCACCTGCATAGGTACGGGAGGGAATATCAATAAAATCTTTGAGCTGTCCAACCCCCGAAAGAACAAAAGGTTTCTTGACATCAACAAAATAAAAGAGATCAAGGCCTACCTGGAAGGATTCAGTTATGAAGAAAGGGTAAATCACCTAAACCTAAACCCCGATCGAGCTGATGTTATCATTCCTGCATCCAGTATTTATTTGGAAGCCATGGAAGCTGCCAATGCAAATAAAATGATCGTCCCTGATGTAGGACTTAAAGATGGAGTAATGAATGTGCTCTATGAAAAAAACAAAGCAAAACTGGCCCATTCAAAATTTTGA
- the ppk1 gene encoding polyphosphate kinase 1: MDVIQKDKYISKIDSSDLVSRDLSWVKFNDRVLDQSKKATRTIFEKLKFMAITASNLDEFFMIRVGSLYNYLDYDKERIDYSGLREEPFKEKLMMDSQAFHSRQHEHFINEILPNTEASGFILSNVKNLRDEEQELIREYFFKAVYPMLTPMVFDGYHTFPILMNKLLIFGVVTINPGEKKDNRKLSFVQIPSNIPRFFEIERGENVVYVPIEEVIREHIVSLFRNVVIESINLFRITRNGDFTLEETEDMDSNFLEEVKRKLNERKTGRVVRVEIEEGHSKWMMNLLKDRWKIQNDSIFKVRKESMLDFTSFWQIIGNKRFKDRMWHPPAQVPPLSYPLAGRSDIFQTLKQKDVLLHHPYNNIEPIFDLLYQAAEDPNVMAIKMTIYRLAKHSRITSALLKAVENGKHVSVLFEVKARFDEENNIQEAKKLQKAGCFVIYGVSNFKTHTKLLLIVKKDENKVTRYVHLGSGNYNEDTSKLYTDLGLLTTNEVLANDVSEFFNVITGHSMPSSYKNLITAPQGMRSQLISFIENEAENAKKGLPCGIFIKVNSLEDSESIHALYRASQCGVPIKLIIRGICCLRPGRKGLSENIEVYSIVGDFLEHSRIYHFHNNGDTRTYAGSADMMVRSFEKRLESLFRVQDPFLEKQLMNIIAYNLKDNVNAYIMQEDGSYIAKAPGENEEAFNIHEEFFKLTPEIVEGVNLQELN; encoded by the coding sequence ATGGATGTCATTCAAAAAGATAAATATATAAGTAAGATAGATAGCAGTGACCTGGTAAGCCGGGACTTGAGTTGGGTTAAATTCAATGACAGGGTTTTGGATCAATCAAAGAAAGCGACCAGGACCATTTTCGAAAAGCTCAAGTTTATGGCCATTACTGCTTCTAATCTTGATGAATTTTTTATGATTCGGGTAGGTTCTTTGTATAATTACCTGGATTATGATAAAGAGCGAATAGATTATTCAGGTCTTAGGGAAGAGCCATTCAAAGAAAAATTGATGATGGACTCGCAGGCTTTCCATAGTCGTCAACATGAGCACTTTATCAATGAAATACTTCCAAATACGGAAGCCTCTGGTTTTATTTTGAGTAATGTCAAAAATCTCCGTGATGAAGAACAGGAACTGATCCGGGAATATTTCTTTAAGGCTGTCTATCCCATGCTGACCCCTATGGTATTTGATGGTTATCATACCTTCCCCATATTGATGAACAAGCTGTTGATTTTTGGGGTGGTAACCATTAATCCAGGAGAGAAAAAAGACAATAGAAAACTGTCCTTTGTGCAGATTCCATCAAATATTCCAAGGTTTTTTGAGATTGAAAGGGGAGAGAATGTAGTCTATGTGCCTATCGAGGAGGTGATTCGGGAACATATTGTTTCCCTTTTCAGAAATGTGGTGATAGAATCCATTAACCTTTTCAGGATTACCAGAAACGGGGATTTTACTCTTGAAGAAACAGAGGATATGGATTCCAATTTTCTGGAAGAGGTGAAGCGAAAGCTGAATGAACGAAAAACTGGGCGTGTTGTTCGGGTAGAAATAGAAGAGGGGCATAGCAAATGGATGATGAATTTGCTTAAAGATCGCTGGAAAATCCAAAATGACAGCATTTTCAAAGTACGGAAAGAAAGTATGTTGGATTTCACGAGTTTTTGGCAAATCATAGGCAATAAGCGATTCAAGGATAGGATGTGGCATCCACCGGCCCAAGTACCTCCCTTAAGTTATCCATTGGCAGGAAGGTCGGATATTTTTCAGACCTTAAAGCAAAAGGATGTGTTGCTGCATCATCCCTATAATAATATTGAGCCTATTTTCGATCTACTTTATCAGGCTGCAGAAGATCCTAATGTAATGGCTATAAAAATGACCATTTACAGGTTGGCCAAACACTCAAGGATCACTTCGGCACTTTTGAAGGCTGTAGAAAATGGGAAGCACGTTTCTGTCCTTTTTGAAGTCAAGGCACGCTTTGATGAAGAGAACAATATTCAAGAAGCCAAGAAACTGCAAAAGGCAGGTTGTTTTGTGATCTATGGTGTGAGTAACTTTAAAACCCACACCAAGCTATTGCTGATCGTGAAGAAGGATGAAAATAAAGTAACCAGATATGTGCATTTAGGATCAGGAAACTATAATGAGGATACTTCCAAATTATATACAGATTTGGGCTTGCTCACCACCAATGAGGTTTTGGCCAATGATGTTTCAGAATTCTTTAATGTAATCACTGGGCACTCTATGCCAAGTAGCTATAAAAACTTGATTACAGCTCCGCAGGGGATGAGAAGTCAGTTGATTAGTTTTATAGAAAATGAGGCTGAAAATGCTAAAAAGGGCTTGCCATGTGGGATTTTTATCAAGGTAAACAGCCTAGAGGATAGTGAATCCATACATGCCCTTTACAGAGCATCCCAATGTGGGGTTCCTATTAAGTTGATCATAAGAGGGATTTGCTGTCTACGACCGGGAAGGAAAGGACTGAGTGAAAATATTGAGGTGTATTCCATAGTAGGAGATTTTCTGGAACATTCCAGGATTTATCATTTTCATAATAATGGAGACACCAGAACCTATGCAGGAAGTGCAGATATGATGGTGAGGAGCTTTGAAAAAAGGTTGGAATCCTTGTTCAGGGTTCAGGATCCATTCTTGGAAAAGCAATTGATGAATATCATTGCCTATAATCTGAAGGATAATGTTAATGCTTATATCATGCAGGAGGATGGTAGCTACATTGCCAAGGCACCAGGAGAAAATGAAGAGGCATTCAATATCCACGAAGAGTTTTTCAAACTCACTCCGGAGATTGTGGAGGGGGTTAATTTGCAGGAATTAAATTGA